One Phaseolus vulgaris cultivar G19833 chromosome 4, P. vulgaris v2.0, whole genome shotgun sequence DNA window includes the following coding sequences:
- the LOC137838555 gene encoding uncharacterized protein, translated as MVTTYGWLGDESLEVLQVDTVETWITPYQRYLADGLLPAEPTESKTVKSYAGKYTLINGKVFCHGYTHAILTCVSWDQCTYIMEELHEGICGSHVGGRALLLKVIRAGYYWPTMKEDCVKYAQ; from the coding sequence ATGGTGACCACCTATGGGTGGTTGGGAGATGAGTCTCTAGAGGTTCTGCAGGTCGACACTGTAGAGACTTGGATAACTCCTTACCAGCGTTACTTAGCTGATGGTTTGCTTCCTGCAGAACCTACGGAGTCTAAGACAGTTAAGAGTTATGCGGGGAAGTATACCCTCATAAATGGCAAAGTGTTCTGTCATGGTTATACCCACGCAATCCTCACTTGTGTAAGTTGGGATCAATGTACCTACATCATGGAGGAGCTTCATGAAGGCATTTGTGGAAGTCATGTCGGAGGAAGAGCTCTCTTGTTGAAGGTTATTCGAGCTGGGTATTATTGGCCGACTATGAAGGAGGATTGCGTGAAGTATGCACAATGA
- the LOC137838556 gene encoding uncharacterized mitochondrial protein AtMg00810-like: protein MANLCNHTTFVSKVEPQSVCEALKDEHWTTAMHEELNQFVRNEVWTLVPKTTQMNVIRTKWVFRNKSDDSGIFTRNKARFVAKGYNQAEGIDYDETFAPVARLEVMDVKSAFLNGFVNEEIYVSQPPGFEDHKYPEHVYKMTLFLALLMQTFVKIFSKLCRGFKMSMMGELSFFLSLQVKQSREGIFVCQSKYCKDILKKFEMEACKVAATPMSTNCYLGVDEAGLEVNQSMYKGLIGSLLYLTASRPDIMFVVCLCARFQSCPKESHLKVAKRILKYLKGTISMGLWYPSHSLIHLVGYSDSDFAGCKLDRKSTSGTCHLLGSSLISWHSKKQARVALSTAEAEYIAAGSCCARICGSRNNLKTLD, encoded by the exons ATGGCAAATTTATGCAATCATACAACATTCGTTTCCAAGGTTGAACCTCAATCAGTTTGTGAGGCTCTCAAAGATGAGCACTGGACAACAGCAATGCATGAAGAGCTCAATCAGTTTGTAAGAAACGAGGTGTGGACTCTTGTTCCAAAAACTACTCAAATGAATGTAATACGTACCAAGTGGGTGTTTAGGAACAAATCGGATGACTCTGGCATCTTCACAAGAAACAAAGCTAGATTCGTTGCCAAAGGATACAACCAAGCTGAAGGAATCGATTATGATGAAACCTTCGCGCCTGTAGCAAGGTTAGAAGTG ATGGACGTGAAAAGTGCATTTCTCAATGGATTTGTGAATGAAGAGATCTATGTTTCACAACCACCtggttttgaagatcacaagtatccAGAGCATGTATACAAG atgacattgTTTTTGGCTCTTCTAATGCAAACCTTTGTGAAGATTTTCTCAAAGCTATGCAGGGGGTTcaaaatgtcaatgatgggagaACTTTCATTCTTCCTCAGTCTACAAGTTAAACAATCCAGAGAAGGAATCTTTGTATGTCAATCTAAGTACTGTAAAGACATTCTtaagaagtttgagatggaagCATGCAAAGTTGCAGCAACACCTATGTCAACAAACTGTTATTTAGGTGTTGATGAAGCTGGACTAGAAGTCAATCAAAGCATGTACAAGGGTTTAATAGGTTCTCTTCTTTATCTAACTGCAAGCAGACCAGATATCATGTTTGTTGTTTGCCTTTGTGCAAGATTCCAATCATGTCCTAAGGAATCACATCTCAAAGTTGCAAAGAGAATCCTGAAATATCTAAAAGGCACAATATCCATGGGTTTATGGTATCCCTCACACTCTCTTATTCATTTAGTAGGATATTCTGActctgattttgcaggttgcaaattagacagaaaaagcacaagtggtaCATGCCATCTACTTGGATCAAGCCTCATTTCATGGCATAGTAAAAAACAAGCACGTGTAGCTCTATCAACTGCTGAAGCTGAATATATAGCTGCTGGAAGCTGCTGTGCACGGATTTGTGGATCAAGGAACAACTTGAAGACTTTGgattaa